The Microcoleus sp. FACHB-831 DNA window CTCTGCTGGCTGTGGATTTGGTGACTACTACGCAAATGCAGGCGGAAATGGTTTATCAGATTGCTGCTGCCTATGGGCTTAACTTGCAAGATCCAGACCGTAAGGGTGAAGTTTTGGCAATTTTTGGTCTGGCCTTGGGTGGCGGCAGGGCTGTTAAGGTGGGTTTGGGCTTGCTGCGAAATGTGCCGATGGCTGGTGCGGTAATTGGTGCTAGTTCTAATGCGGTAATGCTGTATGCGCTGGGGTATGCAGCTTGTCGGTTTTATGAAGCTAAGTTGAAAACACCGACTTCGCAGCCGACGGTAGAAGATTTTAAGGAACAAAGCGAGAATTATCTAGAAGGCGCGATCGCCCAACAAGCGATCGTCGACCAAATTTTGGTCAACATGATCTTGGCAACCAATCCCAATACGTCTTGGGAAGATATTAAACCAAAATTAGCTGCTCTTAACCTCACCCCTACTTCTTTGGAAACTATTGCTGCTAATATCAATTCACCTCAGCCTCTAGATACGCTAATTAATAAACTCAACCGCGATTTCGCTATACCCCTCTTGGCTCAATGTTGCCGAATTTCTCAGATGGATGGGGTAAGCACTTCTCCCGAAACGCAGGTGATGGAAGAAATTGCCGCTAAGTTTAATATCGACTTGAACGTTATTAAACAAGTGGTGGCAAGTGTTGGCAATCTCTCTTTGCCACAAGGCTGATAAGCAAATCAAAAATGCCAAGCTTTCCAGCCGCAGCCAAGCAGCTAAAGGTTGTTATGTAAAATAAAAGCTATCCGCTTCAAGACTTTTGACCGTTTCATCCCCATGTGTAGGGGGTAAATCAACAACACGCTTCCTGTGTTTACCAAAATTTTCTAAGGTGTAAAACTAGAATCATCAATAGAGACGGCAAAAAATATCTGTCTCTATTGATGTATCGCGTCTTAGAGGAGTTAAATAATACCAGAATAAGTGACAAGCATCACCTATATTAAGGAGTATTGTCACCTTCCCTTACAGGCTTTAGTCACCAAGTATTATAAAAAAGTGGTGCATAGTTGGGATTACGTGGGATTATAGTAAGCCCAAAAGTGGTGGTAGGGAGTTATGAAAACGATCGTGGCTATTCGGTGGCTAATGGAAACTATTGCTTTGCAAATAATTGCCCTTAGCGTGGCATCGTTGCTGATAATTTGGTTCACCAATTCTGGCTGGTAAGCAATGCCAAAAAAAAGAAAAGCTATGCGCTTCATGACTTTTAGCCAGTACCTACAGACACATTAAACCCGAACAGGTTATGGCGTTTGTCTAGGAGATATTGAAAATCAAGCGGGGAACGTGACCAATCAGGAAATTTTGCTCATCACTTCTAGAGAAATAAAATTGAGCTTCACCTACTTAATGCACTAAGTTTGGGTCATCGGGCGATATCCTCGTTCTAGGGCAAAACGAACGAGTTGAGAGCGATTTGCTACGTTTAGCTTGGTAAAGATACTGCTAAGATGAGCCTGAACCGTGCGCGGACTAATAAAGAGGCGATCGCTTATTTGTTTGTTTGTATACCCCTGAATCACTTCCCAAAAAACTCTTTCTTCTGCTGCTGTTAAAGGTAAGGGAATGGGTTTTGGCGAAACAGGCGCTACACGCGATGGGATAGCCGACTGCTGTAGCAACCGGATAATCTCTGAATGCGTCCGATAAGAGCGCTCCAGCTGTGCCTTAATTTTTGCCAGCAATTCCTGTGGTTGAAACGGTTTAATCAAATAATCATCCGCTCCAATAGAATGCCCTTCAATCCTAGACTCTAGCTCACCTTGACCCGATAAAAAGATAAACGGCACCAACTGCCCGGAACGAGTTGCTCGCAGGCGACGACAAAACTCAAACCCGTCCATCTCTGGCATTACCACATCCGAAACTACTAGATCGGGTGGTTCTTGTTCAAATAGTTTGAGTGCATCGACGCCAGATGTCACCTCTTGAACTAGGTATCCTGCGTTTTCTAAATAGCATGTCAAGATTGTTCGGCAGTCTTGCTCATCATCAACAATCAAAATCTTCTTCATAGACAACCCGCGATCGCTTGCTTTGTGATTGACGATCGCATCTGGTAAGTGCCTCCTCTATTAATAGTGTGCCTGCTTTTAAGCGTCAACACACCAGATTCGCCATCTTACTTACCAGATGTTGCAGTTATTTGGGAATATCCCGTCCAAGTTAGTACAGATAACCAGCATATATGTTTTAAGTTGCGTTTAACTGAATAACTTATAATAAATTATTTTGCAGTATCTTATTTTATCATATGGCGTCCCTCGCACCTATGATATTCGATAAGATTGCCCCTTGCGCTATTAAATATAGCGAGTTAAATAAGTTTTCCAGCTAGTGCAGGCTGGTATGCACGAATCTGTTTTAATACACCTATGCCACCT harbors:
- a CDS encoding response regulator transcription factor, yielding MKKILIVDDEQDCRTILTCYLENAGYLVQEVTSGVDALKLFEQEPPDLVVSDVVMPEMDGFEFCRRLRATRSGQLVPFIFLSGQGELESRIEGHSIGADDYLIKPFQPQELLAKIKAQLERSYRTHSEIIRLLQQSAIPSRVAPVSPKPIPLPLTAAEERVFWEVIQGYTNKQISDRLFISPRTVQAHLSSIFTKLNVANRSQLVRFALERGYRPMTQT